In Pedobacter sp. WC2423, the following are encoded in one genomic region:
- a CDS encoding DEAD/DEAH box helicase codes for MDFKDFNFNPDLLEGLLAMGFRNATPIQQEAIPLILAKKDLIACAQTGTGKTGAYLLPVMNMISQTENRHNNTLILAPTRELAQQIDLQVEALSYFTNISSLTVYGGGDGIAYEQQKRSMREGVDIIIATPGRLISHLSSGLLKLDQLQHLVLDEADRMLDMGFYDDIMRIVSFLPEKRQTVLFSATMPPKIRKLAGTLLKDPEQISIAISKPAAGINQQAYIVHDTQKVKLLTELMKNVDFPSILIFASTKEKVKNLGKVFRGLGFKAEAFHSDLGQKEREAILSEFKNKRVPVLIGTDVLSRGIDVEGISLVINFDVPHDPEDYIHRIGRTARAATTGTAITLVNDKDKRKFANIEKLIDKTIERMPLPEHLGEAPVETAATSSSRPEHNRDRKAPQRKFWKKKPKTDGSSSRAEGSATKAEGAAPKAE; via the coding sequence TTGGATTTTAAAGATTTTAATTTTAACCCTGATTTATTAGAGGGTTTATTAGCAATGGGTTTCAGAAATGCAACCCCTATACAACAGGAAGCAATTCCCCTTATCTTAGCAAAAAAAGATTTGATAGCGTGTGCCCAAACGGGTACGGGTAAAACAGGTGCTTATTTGCTGCCGGTCATGAATATGATCAGCCAGACGGAGAACCGCCATAACAATACCCTTATCCTTGCTCCTACACGTGAACTTGCACAGCAAATTGATTTGCAGGTTGAAGCACTCTCCTATTTTACAAATATCAGCTCGCTTACCGTATATGGTGGTGGAGATGGTATTGCTTATGAACAGCAGAAAAGAAGTATGCGTGAGGGTGTTGATATTATCATTGCTACACCAGGAAGACTAATTTCCCATCTTTCTTCAGGCTTACTGAAGCTGGACCAGTTACAGCATCTTGTGCTGGATGAAGCAGACAGAATGCTTGACATGGGCTTTTATGATGATATTATGCGCATTGTAAGTTTCCTTCCTGAAAAAAGACAAACTGTATTGTTCTCTGCAACGATGCCTCCTAAAATAAGAAAGCTTGCGGGCACTTTATTAAAGGATCCTGAGCAGATCAGTATTGCAATCTCTAAACCAGCAGCGGGAATTAATCAGCAAGCTTATATCGTACATGATACCCAAAAGGTAAAATTACTGACTGAGCTGATGAAAAATGTTGATTTCCCAAGTATTCTGATTTTTGCCTCTACGAAAGAAAAAGTTAAAAACCTGGGTAAAGTATTCCGTGGGCTTGGCTTTAAGGCAGAAGCTTTTCACTCCGATCTTGGACAAAAGGAAAGAGAAGCTATTTTATCAGAATTTAAGAATAAACGTGTTCCGGTATTGATTGGTACTGACGTACTTTCAAGGGGAATTGATGTAGAAGGAATTTCATTGGTTATTAACTTTGATGTACCACATGATCCTGAAGATTATATTCACAGGATTGGCCGTACAGCAAGAGCTGCTACAACTGGTACAGCCATTACTTTAGTGAATGATAAGGATAAACGTAAGTTCGCAAATATTGAGAAGCTGATTGATAAAACTATTGAAAGAATGCCTTTACCTGAACATTTAGGGGAAGCGCCAGTAGAAACAGCAGCAACTTCGTCTTCAAGACCTGAACATAACAGAGACAGAAAAGCACCTCAGCGCAAGTTCTGGAAAAAGAAACCTAAAACTGATGGTTCTTCTTCGAGAGCTGAAGGCTCAGCAACCAAAGCAGAAGGTGCAGCTCCAAAAGCTGAATAA
- a CDS encoding replication-associated recombination protein A: MQNLPPLAERMRPQNLDEYVGQQHLVGPDAVLRKAIQSGQLPSMIFWGPPGVGKTTLAYIISQTLDRPFFNLSAINSGVKDIREVIDKAALLKDSFLGLPILFIDEIHRFSKSQQDSLLGAVERGLVTLIGATTENPSFEVISALLSRCQVYILKSLDEDELSGLLQTAIREDVMLKEKKITIQEHEALIRLSGGDARKLLNVLEIAINGIGGNQIVLTNENVLKHAQQNLALYDKAGEQHYDIISAFIKSIRGSDPNAAVYWLARMIEGGEDPLFIARRLLILASEDIGNANPNALLLANNCFQAVNVIGYPEARIILSQAVTYLASSVKSNASYEAINKAQQLVKQTGNLPVPLHIRNAPTKLMKNIGYGKDYKYSHGYEGNFAAQEYLPDLISGTKLYDPGHNPAEDKLREKLKQNWKDKYDY, from the coding sequence ATGCAAAACCTACCTCCATTAGCAGAACGCATGCGTCCGCAAAATCTGGACGAATATGTTGGACAACAACATTTGGTAGGACCAGATGCAGTTTTGCGCAAAGCGATACAAAGCGGACAGCTTCCGTCAATGATCTTCTGGGGCCCTCCCGGAGTCGGAAAAACCACTTTAGCTTATATCATTTCTCAAACACTGGACCGTCCGTTCTTTAACCTGAGCGCGATCAATTCAGGGGTAAAAGATATCCGCGAGGTTATTGATAAGGCAGCACTATTAAAAGACAGCTTTCTGGGTTTGCCGATCTTATTTATTGATGAGATCCACAGGTTCAGTAAATCACAACAAGATAGCTTACTGGGCGCAGTAGAACGCGGACTGGTTACTTTAATTGGTGCGACTACAGAAAACCCTTCTTTCGAAGTTATCTCCGCTTTATTATCCCGCTGCCAGGTTTATATTCTGAAATCTCTGGATGAGGATGAACTCTCTGGTTTATTGCAGACTGCAATCCGGGAGGATGTGATGCTGAAGGAAAAGAAAATTACCATTCAGGAGCATGAGGCTTTAATTCGCTTATCTGGCGGCGATGCCAGGAAGTTATTAAATGTACTTGAAATTGCGATTAACGGTATAGGTGGTAATCAAATCGTACTGACCAATGAAAATGTATTAAAACATGCACAGCAGAACCTCGCTTTATATGATAAAGCCGGGGAACAGCACTATGATATTATCTCTGCCTTCATCAAATCAATAAGGGGAAGCGATCCCAATGCCGCAGTTTACTGGCTGGCCAGAATGATTGAAGGTGGTGAAGACCCGCTGTTTATTGCCAGAAGGTTACTGATACTCGCTTCCGAAGATATTGGCAATGCCAACCCAAATGCGCTATTGTTAGCGAATAACTGTTTCCAGGCGGTCAATGTGATTGGTTATCCTGAAGCCCGGATTATTCTTTCGCAGGCGGTAACTTACCTCGCTTCTTCAGTAAAAAGTAATGCATCGTACGAAGCGATCAATAAAGCACAGCAACTGGTTAAACAGACTGGTAATTTACCTGTTCCCCTGCATATCAGAAATGCACCTACTAAACTGATGAAAAACATCGGTTATGGGAAAGATTATAAATATTCACATGGCTATGAGGGGAACTTCGCAGCGCAGGAATATCTGCCTGACCTGATCAGCGGAACTAAGCTGTATGATCCCGGACATAATCCGGCAGAAGATAAACTCCGCGAAAAGCTGAAGCAGAACTGGAAAGATAAATATGATTACTAG